One genomic segment of Paraburkholderia phymatum STM815 includes these proteins:
- the rhmD gene encoding L-rhamnonate dehydratase, with protein sequence MAMPSIRHVRAFVVRGGGADYHDQADGHWIDDHISTPMARYPEYRQSRQSFGINVLGTLVVEIEASDGTVGFAVTTGGEIGAFIVEKHLARFLEGQLVTDIEKMWDQMYFSTLYYGRKGVVLNTISGVDLALWDLLAKVRKEPVYQLLGGPVRDELQFYATGARPDLAKEMGFIGGKLPLQHSPAEGEEGLRKNIDKLAEMRGRVGGDFWLMYDCWMSLDVTYATKLAKAAHEHGLKWIEEALPPDDYWGYAELRRNVPRGMMVSTGEHEATRWGFRMLLEMGCCDLIQPDVGWCGGITELVKISALADAHNVLVVPHGSSVYSYHFVVTRHNSPFAEFLMMAPKADQVVPMFTPLLLDEPVPVNGRMRVPDTPGFGVRLNPECKLERPYQH encoded by the coding sequence ATGGCGATGCCCTCTATCCGGCACGTGCGTGCCTTCGTCGTCCGCGGCGGCGGCGCGGACTACCACGATCAGGCCGACGGACACTGGATCGATGATCACATCTCGACGCCGATGGCGCGTTACCCCGAATACCGGCAAAGCCGGCAGTCGTTCGGCATCAACGTGCTGGGTACGCTGGTCGTCGAAATCGAGGCGAGCGACGGCACGGTCGGCTTCGCGGTGACCACGGGCGGCGAGATCGGCGCGTTCATCGTCGAGAAGCATCTGGCGCGCTTCCTCGAAGGGCAGCTCGTGACGGACATCGAGAAGATGTGGGATCAGATGTACTTCTCGACGCTCTATTACGGGCGCAAGGGCGTCGTGCTCAACACGATATCGGGCGTCGATCTTGCGTTGTGGGATCTACTCGCGAAAGTGCGCAAGGAGCCCGTGTATCAACTATTGGGCGGTCCGGTGCGCGACGAACTGCAGTTCTACGCGACGGGTGCGCGGCCCGATCTGGCGAAGGAGATGGGTTTTATCGGCGGCAAGCTGCCGCTGCAGCACAGTCCTGCCGAAGGCGAAGAGGGCTTGCGCAAGAACATCGACAAACTGGCTGAGATGCGCGGACGAGTCGGCGGCGATTTCTGGCTGATGTACGACTGCTGGATGAGTCTCGACGTGACGTATGCGACGAAGCTTGCGAAGGCGGCGCACGAGCACGGGCTGAAGTGGATCGAAGAAGCCTTGCCGCCCGACGATTACTGGGGTTACGCCGAACTGCGCCGCAACGTGCCGCGCGGCATGATGGTGTCGACGGGCGAGCACGAGGCGACGCGCTGGGGTTTCCGGATGCTGCTCGAGATGGGCTGCTGCGATCTGATCCAGCCGGACGTGGGCTGGTGCGGAGGCATCACGGAACTGGTCAAGATTTCCGCGCTCGCCGATGCGCATAACGTGCTGGTCGTGCCGCACGGGTCGTCGGTGTACAGCTATCACTTCGTTGTCACGCGCCACAACTCGCCGTTCGCCGAGTTCCTGATGATGGCGCCGAAGGCCGACCAGGTTGTGCCGATGTTTACGCCGCTGCTGCTCGACGAGCCCGTGCCCGTTAACGGCCGCATGAGGGTGCCCGACACGCCGGGTTTCGGCGTGCGGCTGAATCCCGAGTGCAAGCTCGAGCGCCCTTATCAGCATTGA
- a CDS encoding MFS transporter has translation MNRTRPTTTLDAAVSQVMRRLLPFLLLMYVLAFLDRANIGFAQKALQHDTGISNAAFAFGAGVFFVGYALFEVPSNLLLHRVGARLWMCRIMVTWGLVSAAMSLAHTATSFYALRFLLGVAEAGFFPGVIYYLARWFPQSARARAVGVFYFGAPLAFMFGSPLSGLLLDLHGAFDLAGWQWLFLIEGGLASVVGVWAFFYLDDRPEDARWLAPEARQALSAALDDDARAAAAHGPHNLLAALVDGHVLLLSAIYLLIQMSVYGVIFYLPQQVAVLMGESVGLRVGLVAAVPWICALALTWYVPRRADLTGTHRRWAVVLLVLAGCGIGVSGLAHSPLSALLALCCAASGFIAAQPLFWTFPTRYLTGAAAAGGIALINSLGSLGGFIAPTLRTSAEHAFQSTSAGLLLLGAASLLAALLIGTLMRRDVSRDTSAFPQPIHRAR, from the coding sequence ATGAACCGGACCCGACCCACGACGACGCTCGACGCCGCCGTCAGCCAGGTGATGCGGCGCCTGCTGCCGTTTCTGCTGCTGATGTACGTGTTGGCGTTTCTCGACCGCGCGAACATCGGCTTTGCGCAGAAAGCCTTGCAGCACGACACGGGCATTTCGAATGCGGCATTCGCGTTTGGCGCCGGCGTGTTCTTTGTCGGCTACGCGCTCTTCGAGGTGCCGAGCAACCTGTTGCTGCATCGCGTCGGCGCGCGGCTCTGGATGTGCCGGATCATGGTGACGTGGGGTCTCGTGTCGGCGGCCATGAGCCTCGCGCACACGGCGACGTCGTTCTACGCGTTGCGCTTTCTGCTGGGCGTCGCGGAGGCTGGCTTCTTCCCGGGCGTGATCTATTACCTTGCGCGCTGGTTTCCGCAATCGGCGCGTGCGCGCGCCGTCGGCGTGTTCTATTTCGGCGCGCCGCTCGCGTTCATGTTCGGCAGTCCGCTGTCGGGCTTGCTGCTCGACCTGCATGGCGCGTTCGATCTCGCCGGCTGGCAGTGGCTGTTTTTGATCGAAGGCGGGCTGGCGTCGGTGGTCGGCGTGTGGGCGTTCTTCTATCTCGACGATCGTCCCGAGGATGCACGCTGGCTCGCGCCCGAGGCGCGACAGGCCTTGAGCGCGGCGCTCGATGACGACGCGCGCGCCGCGGCCGCGCATGGTCCGCATAACCTGCTTGCGGCGCTGGTCGACGGGCATGTGCTGCTGCTGTCGGCGATCTATCTGCTGATCCAGATGAGCGTGTACGGCGTGATCTTTTATCTGCCGCAGCAGGTGGCCGTGCTGATGGGCGAGTCGGTCGGCCTGCGCGTCGGTCTCGTCGCGGCGGTGCCGTGGATCTGCGCGCTCGCGCTGACCTGGTACGTGCCGCGCCGGGCCGACCTGACGGGTACGCACCGGCGCTGGGCTGTCGTGCTGCTGGTGCTGGCGGGCTGCGGCATTGGCGTATCGGGTCTCGCGCACAGCCCGCTCTCCGCGCTGCTCGCGCTGTGCTGTGCGGCGAGCGGCTTCATCGCGGCGCAGCCGCTCTTCTGGACATTCCCGACGCGCTATCTGACGGGCGCGGCGGCGGCAGGCGGCATCGCGCTGATCAATTCGCTCGGCAGCCTGGGCGGCTTCATTGCGCCGACGCTGCGCACGAGCGCCGAGCACGCGTTCCAGTCGACTTCGGCGGGCCTGCTGCTGCTCGGTGCGGCGAGCCTGCTGGCCGCGCTGCTGATCGGCACGCTGATGCGCCGGGACGTCAGCCGCGACACGTCGGCATTCCCGCAACCCATTCATCGCGCCCGCTGA
- a CDS encoding SDR family NAD(P)-dependent oxidoreductase: MNRIDLEGRVVVITGGARGIGYAVAQRALRSGAAVALWDLDAERLARSERELAELGKVCAVTVDQTKEAQIEAAVGKTLAAFGAIDVLINCAGITGGNGTTWELEPDVWRQVIDVNLIGPYLVCRAVVPQMLKQGYGRIVNIASVAGKEGNPNASHYSASKAGLIGLTKSLGKELATKNILVNAVTPAAAKTEIFDSMKQEHIDYMLSKIPMNRFLLPDEAASLILWLGSEDCAFSTGSVFDLSGGRATY, encoded by the coding sequence ATGAATCGAATCGATCTGGAGGGGCGTGTCGTCGTCATTACGGGCGGGGCGCGAGGTATCGGCTATGCGGTTGCGCAGCGCGCGCTGCGTTCAGGCGCGGCCGTCGCGCTGTGGGACCTGGACGCTGAGCGGCTCGCCCGCAGCGAGCGCGAACTCGCCGAACTCGGCAAGGTCTGCGCCGTCACCGTCGATCAAACCAAAGAGGCGCAGATCGAGGCCGCCGTCGGCAAGACGCTCGCCGCTTTCGGCGCGATCGACGTGTTGATCAACTGTGCGGGCATCACAGGCGGCAACGGGACGACGTGGGAACTCGAGCCGGATGTGTGGCGGCAGGTGATCGACGTGAATCTGATCGGCCCGTATCTCGTGTGCCGTGCGGTCGTGCCGCAGATGCTGAAGCAGGGTTACGGACGCATCGTCAATATCGCGTCGGTGGCGGGCAAGGAAGGCAATCCGAACGCGTCCCACTACAGCGCGTCGAAGGCGGGGCTGATCGGCCTGACCAAATCGCTCGGCAAGGAACTCGCGACGAAGAATATCCTCGTCAACGCGGTTACGCCGGCTGCCGCAAAAACGGAAATCTTCGATTCGATGAAGCAGGAGCACATCGATTACATGCTTTCCAAAATACCGATGAACCGCTTCCTGCTGCCCGACGAAGCCGCGTCACTGATCCTGTGGCTCGGGTCGGAAGACTGCGCGTTCAGCACGGGTTCGGTATTCGATCTATCGGGCGGACGCGCGACTTACTAG
- a CDS encoding NADPH-dependent FMN reductase, with translation MTRFDQNRRPLVIGIGGTTRTASSTERALGFALGGAEQAGARTRLFGGAFLHSLPHYAPETAQRTDEQRELIEAVRHADALVIATPGYHGGVSGLVKNALDTLEELRADERPYLDGRAVGCIVTAYGWQAAGSVLTSLRSIVHALRGWPTPFGAGINTLETRFETADTCSDPKVVDQLSTVGQQAAQFALAFRSHHTGGVAAHAATDDAVDARDSRVLALAN, from the coding sequence TTGACCCGTTTCGACCAGAACCGCCGCCCTCTCGTGATCGGCATCGGCGGCACCACGCGCACCGCGTCGTCCACTGAACGCGCGCTCGGCTTCGCGCTGGGCGGCGCCGAACAGGCGGGCGCACGCACGCGGCTTTTCGGCGGCGCGTTCCTGCACAGCCTGCCGCACTACGCACCAGAAACCGCACAGCGCACCGACGAACAACGCGAACTGATCGAGGCCGTGCGCCACGCGGATGCGCTGGTCATCGCGACACCCGGTTATCACGGCGGCGTGTCGGGCCTCGTGAAGAACGCGCTCGATACGCTCGAAGAACTGCGCGCCGACGAACGTCCCTATCTCGACGGCCGCGCGGTCGGCTGCATCGTCACTGCGTATGGATGGCAGGCAGCAGGTTCCGTGCTGACGTCGCTGCGCTCGATCGTGCACGCGTTGCGTGGCTGGCCGACGCCGTTCGGCGCGGGCATCAACACGCTCGAAACGCGCTTCGAAACGGCCGATACGTGCTCGGATCCGAAAGTGGTCGATCAGTTGTCGACGGTCGGGCAACAGGCCGCGCAATTCGCTCTCGCGTTTCGCTCGCATCATACGGGTGGCGTCGCTGCGCACGCTGCAACGGATGACGCCGTCGATGCGCGCGACTCGAGAGTGCTCGCGCTCGCCAACTGA
- a CDS encoding ferritin-like domain-containing protein, whose protein sequence is MSDTLITEAEAAHDHAMRHWTFDGHARMRIGSEEHKQMFCRMLLETHNPYKPAVIDWPQLPPDALKRITSLPIWDIAVQTEGRASIRVATYAGQVQDPLVREAIEMDAAEEARHKHVLSRLVAAYGIELAPEPDYPAPRDPEWAWMFTGYSECIDSFFAFGLFRSAQLSGYFPEELVDTFEPVIQEEARHILFFVNWVAWYRRTMPWWRRPWHSLRVGAIWVKLIWDRVAIAKGIDSNGVAHDSNFLPANSATIGQALSTRQLIELCLQENDQRMAGYDKRLVRPMLVPKLARLALRLMRAQ, encoded by the coding sequence ATGTCAGACACCCTGATCACGGAAGCAGAAGCCGCTCATGATCATGCGATGCGCCACTGGACCTTCGACGGCCATGCGCGCATGCGGATCGGCTCCGAAGAACACAAGCAGATGTTCTGCCGGATGCTGCTCGAAACGCATAACCCATACAAGCCCGCTGTCATCGACTGGCCCCAGTTGCCGCCCGATGCGCTCAAGCGCATCACGTCGCTGCCCATCTGGGACATCGCGGTGCAGACGGAAGGCCGCGCGTCGATCCGCGTCGCCACCTACGCCGGGCAGGTGCAAGATCCGCTCGTGCGCGAAGCGATCGAAATGGACGCCGCTGAAGAAGCGCGCCACAAGCACGTTCTGTCGCGCCTCGTCGCCGCATACGGCATCGAACTCGCGCCCGAACCCGACTACCCGGCGCCGCGCGATCCCGAATGGGCGTGGATGTTCACCGGCTACAGCGAGTGCATCGACAGCTTCTTCGCGTTCGGCCTGTTTCGTTCCGCGCAACTGTCCGGTTATTTCCCGGAGGAACTCGTCGACACCTTCGAGCCCGTCATCCAGGAAGAAGCGCGCCACATCCTCTTTTTCGTCAACTGGGTCGCGTGGTACCGCCGCACGATGCCGTGGTGGCGGCGTCCGTGGCATTCGCTGCGGGTCGGCGCGATCTGGGTCAAACTGATCTGGGACCGGGTCGCGATCGCGAAAGGCATCGACTCGAATGGCGTCGCGCACGACTCGAACTTTCTGCCCGCCAACAGCGCGACCATCGGCCAGGCACTCTCGACGCGTCAACTGATCGAACTCTGTCTCCAGGAAAACGACCAACGGATGGCGGGCTACGACAAACGGCTCGTACGTCCGATGCTCGTTCCGAAGCTGGCTCGCCTCGCGCTGCGGCTCATGCGCGCCCAATGA
- the iaaH gene encoding indoleacetamide hydrolase — MQWTVDEQLALTASEAVAAVQSGRLSATDYVATLLARAAALATLNAFTAIDMEGALAAANRIDALPAGEKARLPLAGLPVVIKDNINTAGLLTSAGTPALDGFKPKTDAPSVRKLIDAGAIVLGKTNMHELAFGITSANLAPHAGPVRNPYDPSLIAGGSSGGTAVAVAARISPAGLGSDTGGSTRIPAALTGIAGFRPSVGNGGAERRYHDPQAVVPISHTRDTVGPMARTVADVALLDGVITGDAALPDVQLSALRIGLPEPLWAELERATEEVARRALVKLEAAGVTFVSVAMPDLLRLNEQTGGPIAIHEALEDVRDYLVANDAPVKTVGEIAARIASPDVREIYDVVLADALAQQYPAALHTWRPQLQQHYADTFAAERLDALLFPTTRLVAVPIDEVNGSSIVSIDGAPAIEEMTAYLRNTDPASNAGIPGLSLAAGLTQEGLPVGIELDGPLGSDRRLLAIGIAFEALLGTVPAPTI; from the coding sequence ATGCAATGGACCGTCGATGAGCAACTCGCGCTGACGGCAAGCGAGGCCGTGGCCGCTGTCCAGTCGGGACGCCTGAGCGCAACCGATTACGTCGCGACCCTGCTCGCGCGCGCGGCAGCGCTCGCCACGCTCAACGCCTTCACCGCGATCGACATGGAAGGCGCGCTCGCCGCCGCGAACCGCATCGACGCCCTGCCGGCCGGCGAAAAGGCCCGTCTTCCGCTCGCGGGCCTGCCCGTCGTCATCAAGGACAACATCAACACGGCAGGCCTGCTGACCTCGGCGGGCACGCCCGCGCTCGACGGCTTCAAGCCGAAGACGGACGCGCCCTCCGTGCGCAAGCTCATCGACGCCGGCGCGATCGTGCTGGGCAAGACGAACATGCACGAGCTCGCGTTCGGCATCACGAGCGCCAATCTGGCCCCGCACGCGGGCCCGGTGCGTAACCCGTACGATCCGTCGCTGATCGCGGGCGGTTCATCGGGCGGCACGGCCGTGGCCGTCGCCGCGCGTATCTCGCCCGCCGGGCTTGGCAGCGATACAGGCGGGTCGACGCGCATTCCCGCCGCGCTGACGGGCATCGCGGGCTTCCGGCCGTCCGTGGGCAACGGCGGCGCCGAGCGGCGCTATCACGACCCGCAGGCCGTCGTCCCCATCAGTCATACGCGCGATACCGTTGGGCCGATGGCGCGCACCGTCGCGGATGTCGCACTGCTCGACGGCGTGATCACGGGCGACGCGGCGCTCCCCGACGTGCAACTGTCCGCGCTGCGTATCGGCTTGCCCGAACCGCTGTGGGCAGAGCTCGAACGCGCAACGGAAGAGGTCGCGCGCCGCGCGCTCGTCAAGCTCGAGGCGGCGGGCGTCACCTTCGTGTCCGTCGCGATGCCCGACCTGCTGCGGCTGAACGAACAGACAGGCGGCCCGATCGCGATCCACGAAGCGCTTGAAGACGTGCGCGATTATCTCGTCGCGAACGATGCGCCCGTCAAGACGGTGGGCGAGATCGCGGCGCGCATCGCGAGCCCCGACGTGCGCGAGATTTACGACGTCGTGCTCGCGGACGCGCTCGCGCAGCAGTATCCCGCTGCCCTGCACACCTGGCGTCCGCAATTGCAGCAGCACTACGCGGACACGTTCGCAGCCGAACGGCTCGATGCCCTGCTGTTCCCGACGACGCGGCTCGTGGCCGTCCCCATCGATGAAGTGAACGGCTCGTCGATCGTGTCGATCGACGGCGCGCCCGCCATCGAGGAAATGACGGCCTATCTGCGCAATACCGATCCCGCCAGCAATGCGGGCATTCCGGGCCTTTCGCTGGCCGCCGGTCTCACGCAGGAAGGCCTGCCCGTGGGCATTGAACTGGATGGGCCGCTCGGCAGCGACCGCCGTCTACTCGCCATCGGCATCGCATTCGAAGCACTGCTCGGCACGGTGCCCGCGCCGACTATCTGA
- a CDS encoding CDP-diacylglycerol diphosphatase, whose translation MLRPRIRHLTALAVALWTSGCALIATADPNALWKIVDHQCVPAARASGRPGFCTSVDLQKRYAILKDINGNTQFLLIPTDRVTGIESPSVLDADAPDYWADAWAARQYVGSRIGLTFPPNQLGLEINSAYRRSQQQLHIHMDCMHDSVIKDLARFATVEPGQWHWTTLDGNRYRVMRVLSLTGADDPFRIVARDRQGSDAMAQQTILVTGAGPTDKDGWLVVNSGPELDDGSGSAEPLLDHACEIGMHR comes from the coding sequence ATGCTCCGACCACGCATCAGGCACCTGACGGCGCTTGCCGTCGCGCTGTGGACGTCCGGCTGTGCACTCATCGCAACAGCCGATCCCAACGCTCTCTGGAAAATCGTCGACCACCAATGCGTGCCCGCCGCCCGCGCGTCGGGCAGGCCTGGCTTCTGCACGTCCGTCGATCTGCAGAAACGCTACGCGATTCTCAAGGACATCAACGGCAACACCCAATTTCTGCTAATTCCGACCGACCGCGTGACGGGCATCGAAAGTCCGAGCGTGCTCGATGCCGATGCACCCGACTATTGGGCCGACGCGTGGGCCGCGCGGCAATATGTGGGCTCGCGCATCGGTCTCACGTTTCCGCCGAACCAGCTCGGCCTCGAAATCAATTCGGCGTACCGCCGCTCGCAGCAGCAGCTACATATCCATATGGACTGCATGCACGACAGCGTCATCAAGGATCTCGCGCGCTTCGCCACTGTCGAGCCGGGTCAATGGCACTGGACCACGCTCGACGGCAACCGGTACCGCGTGATGCGCGTGCTATCGCTGACGGGCGCCGACGACCCGTTCCGAATCGTCGCGCGCGACCGTCAGGGCAGCGACGCGATGGCGCAGCAGACCATTCTCGTAACGGGCGCCGGGCCAACGGACAAGGACGGCTGGCTGGTCGTCAATAGCGGCCCGGAACTCGACGACGGCAGCGGTTCTGCCGAACCGCTGCTCGATCACGCGTGCGAAATCGGCATGCATCGGTAA
- a CDS encoding fatty acid desaturase, whose protein sequence is MSFYLDDAQRYTLTRRRTSFSWRTEWPTWLLIGAIYGGWFFIASHARVLGLNAAIPLLAVFSAWYMSLQHELLHGHPTRSAFVNALIGFAPIAVWFPYRVYRQLHLQHHDDPHLTHPEIDPESFFVSSHAWRQAGPLTRALLVARNTFFGRLLLGPAFSIAATATQALRKPLRGDWSDVPAWLAHFAALAVLMVWLDRACGIAPWLFIAAVGYPALALSAVRSFHEHRAARSHEQRSVINEAAWCWRLLFLNNNYHLVHHDLPQVPWFALREVYHESRQQYLERSGGFLVKGYGEWLKRYSFTRIAHPLYRDISDVILDKPSGADSFAGKLRVKSMVVVLRGEFHEVDLPAVAERQTARQAL, encoded by the coding sequence ATGTCCTTCTATCTCGACGACGCACAACGTTACACACTCACCCGACGCCGAACGAGCTTCAGCTGGCGCACCGAATGGCCGACATGGCTTCTGATCGGCGCGATCTACGGCGGATGGTTTTTTATCGCGAGCCATGCGCGCGTGCTCGGTCTGAACGCCGCGATTCCGCTGCTCGCCGTGTTCAGCGCGTGGTACATGTCGCTTCAGCACGAACTGCTGCACGGGCACCCGACGCGCTCCGCGTTCGTCAACGCCCTGATCGGCTTTGCGCCGATCGCCGTGTGGTTTCCGTATCGCGTCTATCGCCAGTTGCATTTGCAGCATCACGACGATCCGCATCTGACGCATCCCGAGATCGATCCCGAGAGCTTCTTCGTCAGCAGTCACGCGTGGCGGCAAGCGGGACCGCTGACGCGCGCGTTGCTTGTCGCGCGCAACACCTTCTTTGGACGTCTGCTGCTCGGTCCGGCGTTTTCAATCGCGGCGACGGCGACTCAGGCGCTGCGCAAGCCGCTGCGCGGCGACTGGTCCGATGTGCCCGCGTGGCTCGCGCATTTCGCGGCGCTCGCGGTACTGATGGTGTGGCTCGATCGCGCATGTGGGATTGCGCCGTGGCTGTTCATCGCGGCTGTCGGGTACCCCGCGCTGGCGTTGAGCGCCGTGCGCTCGTTTCACGAACATCGCGCTGCCCGTTCGCATGAACAGCGCTCCGTCATCAACGAGGCCGCGTGGTGCTGGCGTCTGCTGTTTCTGAACAACAACTATCATCTGGTCCATCATGATCTGCCGCAGGTACCGTGGTTTGCGCTTCGGGAGGTCTATCATGAGTCCCGGCAGCAATATCTCGAGCGCTCAGGAGGCTTTCTGGTAAAGGGCTACGGCGAATGGTTGAAGCGTTATTCGTTCACTCGGATCGCCCATCCACTTTATAGGGACATATCCGATGTGATCTTAGATAAGCCATCAGGTGCCGACAGTTTTGCGGGTAAATTGCGGGTAAAATCTATGGTAGTTGTCCTTCGGGGAGAATTCCATGAGGTTGACCTACCCGCTGTTGCTGAACGCCAAACCGCAAGACAAGCCCTATAA
- a CDS encoding tyrosine-type recombinase/integrase, with the protein MSVSGSKMWKFDFRLDGKDCSYTLGRFPDLSVADARQLRNAAAKLVASGVHPKAHEKHLQRQNVAHYKNTLWPVCEEWLSDNRGNWTAYYHGQATRFLARYVKDSQLGAMPIRDITVAHLYDLIQSIAKRKTLSGDERKAGGAPHIAIRLRQHLDAVFRRAIISGRVRKLMSGDTRFLASANDHRPVPQQATK; encoded by the coding sequence GTGTCGGTCTCAGGTTCGAAGATGTGGAAATTTGACTTCCGGTTGGATGGCAAGGATTGCAGTTACACCCTCGGCCGATTTCCCGATCTCTCTGTCGCGGACGCTCGTCAACTTCGTAACGCTGCGGCCAAGCTTGTCGCGTCCGGGGTTCATCCGAAGGCACACGAAAAACACCTTCAACGTCAGAACGTTGCCCATTACAAAAATACGCTCTGGCCGGTGTGTGAGGAATGGCTGAGCGACAACCGAGGGAACTGGACCGCGTACTACCACGGCCAAGCCACGCGCTTCCTTGCACGCTATGTGAAGGACTCGCAGCTAGGTGCAATGCCAATTCGCGACATCACAGTGGCGCACCTGTATGACCTGATCCAATCGATTGCAAAGCGTAAAACTCTTTCAGGCGATGAACGCAAGGCCGGGGGCGCTCCTCACATCGCAATACGTTTGCGCCAACACCTTGACGCTGTATTCAGACGCGCGATTATCAGCGGTCGAGTAAGGAAGCTGATGTCGGGCGATACCCGATTCCTGGCCTCAGCAAATGACCACCGACCAGTCCCACAACAAGCGACAAAGTAG
- a CDS encoding cation:dicarboxylate symporter family transporter produces the protein MNTPSLLSVARAKSFSLLRQQYFQVLVAILLGGGLGYVEPKFAVRFKPIGDTFISLIRMLTGPLVFCMVVCGIAGMGDVKKLGRVGAKTLLYFELVSTLSLVVGLVGGHLLRPGIGYRPTSASLLDR, from the coding sequence ATGAATACACCAAGTCTCCTCAGCGTGGCACGCGCCAAAAGTTTTTCCCTGCTTCGGCAGCAGTATTTTCAGGTGTTGGTTGCAATCCTCTTGGGTGGCGGACTGGGATACGTCGAGCCGAAATTTGCTGTGCGATTCAAGCCTATCGGAGACACGTTCATTAGCCTCATCAGGATGCTGACCGGGCCGCTTGTATTCTGCATGGTCGTTTGCGGGATTGCCGGCATGGGAGACGTGAAGAAGCTGGGACGGGTGGGCGCGAAGACTCTGCTTTATTTTGAGCTGGTTTCTACTTTGTCGCTTGTTGTGGGACTGGTCGGTGGTCATTTGCTGAGGCCAGGAATCGGGTATCGCCCGACATCAGCTTCCTTACTCGACCGCTGA